One window from the genome of Bacillus sp. SM2101 encodes:
- the trpS gene encoding tryptophan--tRNA ligase: MKTIFSGIQPSGSITIGNYIGAMKQFVELQHEYQCYFCIVDLHAITVPQDRLQLRNNTRSLAALYLAVGIDPQKSTLFIQSEVPAHAEGGWMLQCIAHIGELERMTQYKDKSSNRNDGVSAGLLTYPPLMAADILLYNTDLVPVGEDQKQHIELTRDLAERFNKKYNDIFTIPEVRISKHGARVMSLVDPTKKMSKSDPNSKSFITLLDDAKTIEKKIKSAVTDSDGIVKFDKEQKPGVSNLLTIYSALTDQPISSIEQQYEGKGYGVFKSELADIVKQSLIPIQEKYYHLMESSKLDDILNEGAEKANYTANKMLRKMKNAMGLGRKIR; encoded by the coding sequence ATGAAAACAATTTTTTCCGGCATACAGCCGAGCGGATCCATCACAATAGGAAATTACATTGGAGCAATGAAACAATTTGTAGAATTGCAGCATGAGTATCAATGTTATTTCTGTATTGTGGACTTACACGCAATTACTGTACCACAGGACAGATTACAATTAAGAAACAATACTCGAAGCTTAGCAGCTCTTTATTTAGCTGTAGGCATAGATCCTCAAAAGTCCACACTGTTCATACAATCGGAAGTACCTGCACATGCTGAAGGAGGATGGATGCTCCAATGTATTGCTCATATTGGTGAGCTAGAGCGTATGACACAGTATAAAGATAAATCATCAAATCGTAATGATGGAGTTTCTGCTGGCTTACTAACGTATCCACCTCTTATGGCTGCTGATATATTATTGTATAATACTGATCTCGTTCCTGTTGGGGAGGACCAGAAACAGCATATTGAATTAACACGTGATTTAGCTGAACGCTTTAATAAAAAATATAATGACATCTTCACCATCCCTGAAGTTCGCATATCTAAACATGGGGCTCGTGTCATGTCACTTGTAGATCCTACAAAAAAAATGAGTAAATCTGACCCAAATTCAAAATCATTTATTACATTACTTGATGATGCAAAAACAATTGAGAAAAAAATAAAAAGTGCAGTAACTGATTCAGACGGGATCGTAAAATTTGATAAAGAACAAAAACCAGGGGTTTCAAATTTACTTACGATTTATTCCGCACTAACCGATCAACCAATTTCCTCAATTGAGCAACAATATGAAGGAAAAGGTTATGGAGTATTTAAATCTGAACTAGCTGATATCGTCAAACAGTCACTAATACCGATACAAGAAAAATATTATCATTTAATGGAATCTAGTAAATTGGACGACATATTAAATGAAGGCGCTGAAAAAGCAAATTATACAGCAAATAAAATGCTAAGAAAAATGAAAAATGCGATGGGGTTAGGTCGAAAGATAAGATAG
- a CDS encoding peptide ABC transporter substrate-binding protein: MKKTKKSLLLTLILALSVFVAACGAAEEEPAKEEDNGTTGEAALAEDQTLRINNNSEPSTLNPGLAEDTTSSAVLLQTFEGLTRIGKEGSPEEAMAENIEVSDDGLTYTFTLRDGAKWSNGDPVTANDFEYAWKWVLNSGEANYAYQLYYVKNAEAASKGEVSIDEVGVKAIDDKTLEVQLENPTPYFLELTAFYTYYPVNSKISEANADWALDAGDDYTSNGPFKMTTWEHNDKIILEKNEHYWDADNVKLETIEIVMINDANTELTMFDNDELDWAGNPTGNLPTEALPTLKEQGDLSINPIAGVYWYKFNTSEAPFNNAKIRKAFAYAIDRKAIVDNISQGGEIPALGIIPPTIFPEAEDQGYFKDADIETAKQLLEEGLAEEGFASVDDLPSITLSYNTLEAHAKIAQAIQDMWKKNLGIEVELLNQEFAVHLDAMDAGDFQIARLGWLGDFNDAMNFLEIYKEIGGNNDTRWENEEYKNLLNESNTETDPEKRKDLLKQAEEIFMEEMPAMPIYYYTNKYVKKDNLKDVVVSGLGDAQYKWAYFVE; this comes from the coding sequence ATGAAGAAGACAAAAAAGTCATTACTTCTAACATTGATTCTTGCTTTGAGCGTGTTCGTAGCTGCATGTGGTGCAGCAGAAGAAGAACCTGCTAAAGAAGAAGATAATGGTACTACTGGTGAAGCTGCTTTAGCAGAAGACCAAACTTTAAGAATTAATAATAATTCTGAGCCTAGTACTTTAAATCCAGGTTTAGCAGAAGATACGACTTCTTCAGCAGTATTGCTACAGACGTTTGAAGGATTGACTCGTATTGGTAAAGAAGGTAGCCCTGAAGAAGCTATGGCTGAAAACATAGAAGTTTCGGATGATGGACTTACTTATACATTTACTCTACGTGATGGCGCTAAATGGTCAAATGGAGATCCTGTAACGGCTAATGATTTTGAATATGCATGGAAATGGGTCCTTAATTCAGGCGAAGCAAACTATGCATATCAATTATATTATGTGAAAAATGCTGAAGCAGCTTCAAAAGGTGAAGTGTCTATTGATGAAGTGGGTGTCAAAGCAATTGATGATAAGACACTTGAAGTTCAATTAGAAAATCCAACACCTTATTTCTTAGAATTAACAGCATTTTATACTTACTATCCAGTAAATAGCAAAATCTCAGAAGCTAACGCTGATTGGGCTTTAGATGCTGGAGACGACTATACATCAAACGGTCCTTTCAAAATGACTACTTGGGAACATAACGATAAGATCATTTTAGAAAAGAACGAACATTATTGGGATGCGGATAATGTTAAGCTTGAAACAATTGAAATAGTAATGATTAATGATGCAAATACTGAATTAACGATGTTTGATAATGACGAATTAGATTGGGCTGGTAACCCAACAGGTAATTTACCAACAGAAGCACTGCCAACCCTTAAGGAACAAGGTGATTTATCAATCAATCCAATTGCTGGTGTTTATTGGTACAAGTTTAATACATCAGAAGCACCATTTAATAATGCAAAAATCCGTAAAGCTTTCGCGTATGCAATTGATCGTAAAGCGATAGTAGATAATATTTCTCAAGGTGGAGAAATTCCAGCATTGGGAATTATACCACCGACAATCTTCCCTGAAGCTGAAGATCAAGGTTACTTTAAAGATGCTGATATTGAGACAGCTAAACAGCTTTTAGAGGAAGGGTTAGCTGAAGAAGGTTTTGCAAGTGTTGATGATTTACCTTCAATAACACTTTCATATAACACTCTTGAAGCACATGCAAAGATTGCTCAAGCTATTCAAGATATGTGGAAGAAAAATCTGGGCATAGAAGTTGAATTGTTAAACCAAGAGTTTGCAGTTCACCTTGATGCAATGGATGCTGGTGATTTCCAAATCGCTCGTCTTGGATGGTTAGGTGATTTCAACGATGCAATGAACTTCTTAGAAATCTACAAAGAAATTGGTGGCAACAACGACACTCGTTGGGAAAATGAAGAGTATAAAAACTTGTTAAATGAATCCAATACGGAAACTGATCCAGAAAAACGTAAAGATCTGTTAAAACAAGCTGAAGAAA